One Candidatus Acidiferrales bacterium genomic region harbors:
- the lipB gene encoding lipoyl(octanoyl) transferase LipB: MSEAARSSMLPCPVLQLGTTDYARAGDLQRRLVELRKAEAIPDVLLLCEHPHVITLGRNARRENLRLPEEELARRGVEVHATDRGGDVTYHGPGQLVGYPIMDLKQVKRDVAAYMRSLEEVLIRVASDFGLLAGRLPGLTGVWVGGEKLAAMGVHISRWVTSHGFALNVNTDLKYFDLIVPCGLAARRATSLEALLGQRVEMAEVESSVVEHFAEVFVRETCPARSHDPEEWLARHAHQIATS, encoded by the coding sequence ATTTCTGAAGCTGCTCGGAGCAGTATGCTTCCTTGTCCGGTTCTCCAACTTGGCACGACCGACTACGCCCGCGCAGGGGACCTCCAGCGGCGATTGGTCGAACTGCGCAAGGCTGAGGCCATCCCGGATGTCTTGCTTTTGTGCGAGCATCCGCACGTCATCACCCTGGGACGGAATGCCCGGCGGGAGAACCTGCGGCTGCCCGAGGAGGAACTGGCGCGGCGCGGCGTTGAGGTCCACGCCACGGATCGGGGCGGTGACGTTACCTATCACGGTCCCGGGCAGCTCGTTGGCTACCCCATTATGGATTTGAAGCAGGTCAAGCGAGACGTCGCCGCCTATATGCGCTCGCTCGAAGAGGTTTTGATCCGGGTGGCGAGCGATTTTGGGCTCCTCGCCGGGCGCCTCCCCGGCCTGACCGGCGTCTGGGTGGGCGGCGAGAAGCTGGCCGCGATGGGTGTTCATATCAGCCGCTGGGTGACCTCCCACGGCTTTGCCCTGAACGTGAATACGGATCTCAAGTACTTCGATCTTATCGTTCCCTGCGGCCTCGCCGCCCGGCGCGCCACCTCCCTCGAAGCCCTTCTCGGCCAACGAGTGGAGATGGCCGAGGTCGAGTCCAGCGTCGTCGAACATTTTGCAGAAGTTTTTGTCCGGGAGACCTGCCCGGCTCGAAGCCATGATCCGGAGGAATGGCTTGCCCGTCACGCTCACCAAATCGCAACATCTTGA
- a CDS encoding thiamine pyrophosphate-dependent dehydrogenase E1 component subunit alpha produces MPVTLTKSQHLELYYYMKLNRMVEQQLTNLYRQGKVVGGLYSSLGQEAISVGCAYALGPEDYLAPMIRNQGAVMVKGFRPRDLFTQYMARATGPTGGRDSSSHFGDLGRRKVVAPISMLGDLIPVLAGVALAARYLGKKIVTLTWIGDGGSSTGAFHEGLNFAAVQRLPLVVVLENNQWAYSTPVSKQSLLKDFADKAKAYGIPGVVVDGNDVVAVYGVAKEAVDRARAGHGPTLIEAKTMRMKGHAEHDDAAYVPKAVLEEWKKKDPIERYEKFLASKKIMAEAEKRDIVARIERELKEDLDFAEKSPFPDPATQQQGVYCEAGCHEIRPDWAEPVKKVRAEPVLVTNNPPKRGIKKG; encoded by the coding sequence TTGCCCGTCACGCTCACCAAATCGCAACATCTTGAGCTGTACTACTACATGAAGCTCAACCGCATGGTCGAGCAGCAACTGACGAATTTGTATCGCCAGGGCAAGGTGGTCGGTGGACTCTATTCCAGCCTGGGTCAGGAAGCCATCTCCGTCGGTTGCGCTTATGCCCTCGGTCCGGAGGATTACTTGGCGCCCATGATTCGCAACCAGGGAGCGGTGATGGTCAAAGGCTTCCGGCCGCGCGACCTTTTCACACAATACATGGCCCGCGCTACCGGGCCCACCGGCGGCCGCGACAGCAGCTCACATTTTGGCGACCTGGGTCGGCGCAAGGTGGTTGCCCCCATCAGCATGCTGGGCGATCTCATCCCCGTCCTGGCCGGCGTCGCTCTGGCGGCGCGCTACCTTGGCAAAAAGATCGTCACCCTCACCTGGATTGGCGATGGCGGTTCTTCGACCGGAGCTTTTCACGAAGGCCTCAATTTTGCCGCCGTCCAGCGCCTGCCCCTGGTCGTGGTGCTCGAAAATAACCAGTGGGCCTATTCGACCCCGGTTTCCAAACAATCGCTCCTCAAGGATTTTGCCGACAAGGCAAAGGCTTACGGCATTCCGGGCGTCGTGGTGGACGGAAACGACGTGGTCGCCGTCTATGGCGTCGCCAAAGAGGCAGTGGATCGCGCCCGCGCCGGCCACGGGCCGACCTTGATTGAGGCCAAGACGATGCGCATGAAGGGCCACGCCGAGCACGATGACGCCGCCTACGTCCCCAAGGCAGTCTTGGAAGAATGGAAGAAGAAGGACCCGATCGAGCGGTATGAAAAGTTTCTTGCCTCGAAGAAGATCATGGCGGAAGCAGAAAAAAGGGATATCGTGGCCCGCATCGAGCGCGAGTTGAAGGAGGATTTGGATTTTGCCGAGAAGAGTCCCTTTCCCGACCCGGCCACGCAACAGCAGGGGGTTTATTGCGAAGCGGGCTGTCACGAGATTCGACCGGACTGGGCCGAGCCGGTGAAGAAGGTACGGGCGGAGCCGGTACTGGTAACGAACAACCCCCCAAAGCGTGGCATCAAAAAGGGCTAA